One genomic region from Muriicola soli encodes:
- a CDS encoding alpha-E domain-containing protein: MLARVANNLFWMGRYIERSEHIARYMHVNYFSSLDAPNELSRSRQFVLNSMLRMIGDPEAKEGQELKEEEVLFKLALDPNHPYSIISNVKYTRENANSARDLISTDLYESINKFYHFVLKYPQDYFIKKGMYDFCINIIEMSSILRGKIRSTLLHDEVYAIILMGVNLERANQLIRIINSKYKDASISRGGYGDTFKNSFEWTTLLKSVESYDMMRRFYKKTPSSASTLEFLILNPNCPRSLMNSLNQIYTHIRVLDNSFRYNKNSTAFLVGRVRSEYQYKYIDEIEGSIEQFIEGMLQNLADIGTKMETEFFHY, encoded by the coding sequence ATGTTAGCAAGAGTTGCCAATAACCTGTTCTGGATGGGACGCTATATCGAACGTTCTGAGCATATCGCGAGATACATGCACGTAAATTACTTTTCCTCGCTTGATGCACCTAATGAACTCTCCAGATCGAGACAGTTTGTACTGAATTCGATGCTGAGAATGATCGGTGACCCGGAAGCGAAGGAAGGGCAGGAATTAAAGGAAGAAGAGGTGCTGTTTAAGCTGGCCTTAGATCCAAATCACCCCTACTCCATTATCAGCAACGTAAAATATACCAGGGAAAATGCCAATAGTGCGAGGGACCTGATCTCAACCGACTTATACGAGTCTATCAATAAGTTTTATCACTTTGTTTTAAAATATCCCCAGGACTATTTTATCAAAAAAGGGATGTACGACTTCTGTATCAACATTATTGAAATGTCGTCCATTCTGAGGGGAAAGATCAGAAGCACCCTACTTCATGATGAAGTTTATGCCATAATTTTAATGGGGGTTAACCTCGAGAGGGCGAACCAACTTATTCGCATTATCAATTCGAAATATAAGGATGCCTCTATCTCAAGAGGGGGATACGGGGATACCTTTAAGAATAGCTTTGAATGGACAACCCTTTTGAAAAGTGTTGAATCCTATGATATGATGCGCAGGTTTTACAAAAAGACACCATCAAGTGCATCTACGCTTGAATTCTTAATCCTCAACCCTAATTGTCCCCGATCGCTGATGAACAGTCTCAATCAGATATACACGCATATCAGGGTTCTTGATAATTCTTTTCGTTACAACAAGAATTCGACGGCCTTTCTCGTGGGTAGAGTGAGATCGGAATATCAATATAAATACATCGATGAGATTGAAGGTAGCATTGAACAATTTATTGAAGGAATGTTACAGAATTTAGCCGATATTGGCACCAAAATGGAAACTGAATTTTTTCATTACTAA
- a CDS encoding zinc-dependent metalloprotease: MKRTLLLLAILSAFTALGQITDKMKDFQKYDGFFPFYYDSSNDKVYLEVKELEKDFLYVYSLSSGIGSNDIGLDRGQLGNEQVVFFKKAGNKLLLIQPNLRYRALTDNALEKRSVEQAFAKSILFGFKIEEEKDGTYYIDLTDFLMQDAHGVSERLKRTKQGSYSLDKSKSAFDLERTKAFPENVEFDLMLTFKGAPTGNYIRSVTPNPELVTVSQHHSFIALPDEGFEMRDFDPRSGSYPFSYYDYATPVQESLIKRFVTRHRLEKKDPDAAMSQAVEPIIYYLDNGTPEPVRSALLEGGRWWNQAFESIGYQDAFQLKMLPDDADPLDVRYNVIQWVHRSTRGWSYGSSITDPRTGEIIKGHVSLGSLRIRQDFLIAQALMDKPFAERDDNDEAMLKMALARIRQLSAHEIGHTLGFAHNFAASTNARASVMDYPHPYISLKNGQIDFSEAYDTGIGEWDKVTVGYSYSDFPVNTNEKEALNAILKQSHQQGLRYISDSDSRPMGSAHVLGHLWDNGGSASTELDRLLELREAAIKNFSIDNIRSGEPNSVLEDVFVPLYFLHRYQTEAAVKSIGGLNYNYAVKGDGQTVVETLPARDQKEAVKSVLKTLDASVIAIPRDKLPLFPPRAIGYSRTRESIDGKTGVSFDALSATETAADMTLGFLFHPERASRLIQQKSLDPTQLGLKELFDTVIQGTISKSHKDSYHQAVQNTINYRVLMHLMNLAAHKDVHPRVNALANASLTALQSRLKGSGDPDAREMARRIEDFNEDRDEFKVISSPKIPDGSPIGMACSQ, from the coding sequence ATGAAAAGAACACTGCTCTTACTTGCAATTCTAAGTGCCTTTACCGCACTTGGACAGATCACAGATAAAATGAAAGATTTTCAGAAATACGATGGCTTTTTTCCATTCTATTACGATTCTTCAAATGACAAGGTATACCTTGAGGTAAAGGAGCTGGAAAAGGATTTTCTCTATGTGTATTCTCTTAGCAGCGGAATTGGAAGTAACGATATAGGTTTAGATAGAGGACAGCTTGGAAATGAGCAAGTTGTATTTTTTAAGAAGGCCGGAAATAAATTACTGCTGATCCAGCCTAATCTAAGATACCGGGCCCTTACAGACAACGCTTTAGAGAAGCGGTCTGTGGAACAGGCCTTCGCCAAATCGATCCTATTCGGCTTTAAAATTGAAGAAGAGAAAGACGGTACGTATTATATTGATCTTACCGATTTTCTCATGCAGGATGCGCATGGCGTTAGTGAGCGACTAAAGCGTACGAAGCAGGGAAGTTACAGCTTAGACAAGTCGAAAAGTGCCTTTGACCTCGAGCGGACCAAAGCATTTCCCGAGAATGTTGAGTTTGACCTGATGCTCACCTTTAAAGGGGCACCAACAGGCAATTATATCCGGTCAGTAACCCCCAACCCGGAATTGGTGACAGTTTCCCAACACCACTCCTTTATCGCATTACCTGATGAGGGTTTTGAGATGAGGGATTTCGATCCTCGGTCGGGATCCTATCCTTTTAGTTATTACGACTATGCTACGCCGGTACAAGAATCATTGATCAAACGTTTTGTAACCCGTCACCGACTGGAGAAGAAAGATCCTGACGCGGCAATGAGTCAGGCCGTTGAACCCATAATCTATTACCTAGACAACGGTACTCCGGAGCCAGTGCGCTCTGCACTACTCGAAGGAGGACGATGGTGGAATCAGGCCTTTGAGTCGATTGGCTACCAGGACGCTTTTCAACTTAAAATGCTACCTGATGATGCCGACCCTTTAGACGTACGGTACAACGTCATTCAATGGGTTCATCGTTCTACCAGAGGATGGAGCTATGGCAGCAGTATTACTGACCCCAGAACCGGGGAAATAATAAAAGGTCACGTTAGCCTGGGAAGCCTCAGAATAAGACAGGACTTTCTGATCGCTCAGGCCCTGATGGACAAGCCTTTTGCAGAAAGGGATGATAATGACGAGGCCATGCTCAAAATGGCACTGGCCAGGATCAGACAGCTTTCAGCACATGAAATTGGTCATACACTGGGCTTTGCACATAACTTTGCCGCCAGTACCAATGCTCGTGCTTCGGTGATGGATTACCCGCACCCCTACATCAGCCTGAAAAATGGGCAGATCGATTTTTCAGAGGCTTACGACACGGGAATTGGAGAGTGGGATAAAGTGACAGTTGGTTATTCCTATTCTGATTTCCCTGTAAATACCAATGAAAAAGAAGCCCTGAATGCAATTCTTAAACAGTCTCATCAGCAGGGACTCCGGTACATTTCTGATTCGGATTCCCGACCTATGGGAAGTGCACACGTCCTTGGACATCTCTGGGATAATGGCGGCAGTGCCAGTACAGAATTGGATAGACTCTTAGAACTGCGCGAGGCAGCTATTAAAAATTTCTCAATAGATAACATTCGCAGCGGTGAGCCTAATTCGGTATTGGAAGACGTTTTTGTTCCTTTGTATTTTTTGCATCGATACCAAACCGAAGCAGCTGTGAAGAGTATAGGAGGGTTAAATTATAACTACGCGGTTAAAGGGGACGGACAAACGGTAGTGGAAACCCTGCCAGCAAGGGATCAGAAAGAAGCAGTTAAAAGTGTATTGAAAACCCTCGATGCTTCAGTAATTGCTATTCCCAGAGACAAATTACCATTGTTTCCGCCCAGAGCGATAGGCTACAGCAGAACAAGAGAATCGATCGATGGAAAGACCGGCGTTTCCTTTGATGCCTTATCGGCCACCGAGACCGCAGCAGACATGACCCTCGGCTTTCTTTTTCATCCGGAAAGGGCGTCCCGACTCATACAACAAAAGAGCCTTGATCCCACACAGTTGGGGCTGAAAGAATTGTTCGATACGGTGATTCAAGGAACTATAAGCAAAAGCCATAAAGACAGCTATCACCAGGCCGTGCAGAATACGATTAACTACAGAGTGCTGATGCACCTGATGAATCTCGCAGCACATAAGGATGTACATCCACGGGTGAATGCCCTGGCCAATGCCAGTTTGACGGCACTTCAGTCTCGTTTAAAAGGTTCAGGAGATCCCGACGCCAGGGAAATGGCGAGGCGTATAGAGGATTTTAATGAGGATAGGGACGAATTTAAGGTGATAAGCTCCCCTAAAATCCCCGATGGTTCTCCAATTGGTATGGCCTGTTCACAGTAA
- a CDS encoding aminotransferase class I/II-fold pyridoxal phosphate-dependent enzyme, translating into MRDLFDRIIENKGPLGRWASQAEGYFVFPKLEGPISNRMKFQGKEVITWSINDYLGLANLPEIKKVDGEAALEYGAAYPMGARMMSGQTVYHEQLEKELASFVSKEASYLLNFGYQGIMSAVDALVSKDDIIVYDVDSHACIIDGVRLHMGKRFTFKHNDIESLEKNLERATKMAEQTGGGILVISEGVFGMRGEQGKLKEIVALKKKFKFRLLVDDAHGFGTLGKTGAGAGEEQGIQDDIDVYFATFAKSLAGIGAFLAADQEIIDYLKYNLRSQMFAKSLPMIYVKGALKRLDMLRSMPELKAKLWENVNALQEGLKERGFDIGTTSSCVTPVYLNGSIPEAMALVKDLRENYGIFCSIVVYPVIPKGLILLRMIPTATHTMEDISITLDAFSAIRDRLENGTYKRLSAAVAAAMGE; encoded by the coding sequence ATGAGAGATTTATTTGACAGAATTATAGAGAATAAAGGCCCTTTAGGACGTTGGGCTTCACAGGCTGAAGGCTATTTCGTTTTTCCAAAATTGGAAGGTCCTATTTCTAACAGAATGAAATTCCAGGGAAAGGAAGTAATTACCTGGAGTATAAACGATTATCTCGGATTAGCGAATCTGCCCGAGATCAAAAAAGTTGATGGGGAAGCCGCTCTTGAATACGGAGCAGCCTATCCGATGGGTGCCAGAATGATGAGTGGACAGACGGTCTACCACGAACAACTTGAGAAAGAACTCGCATCCTTTGTCAGTAAAGAGGCATCCTACCTGCTGAATTTTGGTTACCAGGGGATTATGTCGGCTGTAGACGCCCTTGTTTCAAAAGACGATATCATTGTTTACGATGTAGATTCACATGCCTGTATTATCGACGGGGTGAGGTTACACATGGGAAAACGATTTACGTTTAAGCACAACGATATAGAAAGCCTTGAAAAAAACCTTGAACGCGCCACAAAGATGGCCGAGCAAACCGGAGGAGGGATTCTTGTGATTTCTGAAGGTGTTTTCGGAATGCGTGGTGAACAAGGAAAATTGAAGGAAATCGTAGCCCTGAAAAAGAAATTTAAATTTCGATTACTGGTTGACGACGCCCACGGTTTTGGAACTCTGGGTAAGACCGGAGCCGGAGCCGGTGAAGAGCAAGGCATCCAGGATGATATAGATGTTTATTTTGCCACTTTTGCCAAGTCCCTTGCAGGAATTGGAGCATTTCTGGCTGCTGATCAGGAGATCATTGACTACCTTAAGTACAATCTCAGGTCTCAGATGTTTGCCAAATCCCTACCGATGATTTATGTCAAAGGTGCCTTGAAACGCCTTGATATGTTGCGCAGCATGCCGGAATTAAAGGCGAAACTTTGGGAAAATGTAAATGCACTGCAGGAGGGATTGAAAGAAAGGGGCTTCGACATTGGAACTACATCTAGTTGTGTTACCCCAGTATATCTCAACGGTAGTATTCCCGAAGCTATGGCATTGGTGAAGGATTTACGTGAAAATTACGGTATTTTCTGTTCTATTGTGGTTTATCCGGTCATCCCCAAAGGTCTGATCTTACTCAGGATGATTCCAACCGCTACTCACACTATGGAAGATATATCCATTACTCTCGACGCTTTCTCGGCTATCAGGGATC
- a CDS encoding YbaB/EbfC family nucleoid-associated protein has product MFGDMMGMMGKLKETRAKVEATKKRLDTVSLNEKSADGSVSVTITANREIKSIEIEDALLEDKEQLEDYLVITLNKAIAQATGVQEAELAAVAKEGMPNIPGMDSLFK; this is encoded by the coding sequence ATGTTCGGAGATATGATGGGCATGATGGGAAAACTCAAAGAAACCCGTGCCAAAGTTGAAGCGACCAAGAAAAGATTGGACACCGTTTCACTTAACGAAAAATCAGCTGACGGTTCAGTGTCTGTAACGATCACCGCCAACAGGGAAATTAAGAGCATCGAAATAGAAGATGCATTGCTGGAAGACAAAGAACAACTGGAAGACTATCTTGTCATCACCCTTAATAAAGCCATTGCCCAGGCCACCGGGGTTCAGGAAGCAGAATTAGCAGCAGTAGCTAAGGAAGGTATGCCTAATATTCCGGGAATGGATTCCCTTTTCAAATAG
- a CDS encoding YegP family protein, with translation MIEVKKDNKNYYSFIVTAKGGNSILQSVSFPSKKELDATLEKLPPLVSKPSVFERKTGHNGKFHFTLKDQNGKTIGTSKEYTSEAGMENGIVNFRNRIAAIDQS, from the coding sequence ATGATCGAAGTAAAGAAAGACAACAAAAACTACTACAGTTTTATCGTCACCGCAAAGGGTGGTAATTCTATTTTACAGAGTGTCTCTTTCCCTTCTAAAAAAGAACTCGACGCTACCCTCGAAAAGCTTCCGCCATTAGTCAGCAAGCCTTCTGTTTTTGAAAGAAAGACCGGTCATAACGGCAAATTTCACTTTACATTAAAGGATCAAAACGGAAAGACCATTGGGACCAGTAAAGAATACACTTCAGAAGCTGGAATGGAAAACGGAATTGTGAATTTCCGCAATCGTATTGCTGCTATAGATCAATCATAA
- a CDS encoding PLP-dependent cysteine synthase family protein — translation MEQTIDAHNSILDLIGKTPLVKLNQITSAMEGEFYAKIEAFNPGHSAKDRIAAFIIEEAERKGLLKKDSTIIETTSGNTGFSLAMVSIVKGYKCILAVSSKSSQDKIDMLRCMGAEVYVCPAHVSADDPRSYYEVAKRLHQETENSIYINQYFNELNIEAHYRTTGPEIWEQTKGQLTHFIACSGTGGTISGTARYLKEMNPEVKVIGVDAYGSVLKKYHETGKIDKNEIYPYRIEGLGKNLIPDATDFKIIDTFLKVTDKDSAHTAREIARTEGIFAGYTSGAVMQAVKQLNEQGEFNKDSKVVVIFPDHGSRYMSKVYSDKWMEAQGFLNEMQSSKQKKAGIVI, via the coding sequence ATGGAACAAACGATAGACGCCCATAATTCAATCCTCGATCTTATTGGTAAAACCCCGCTGGTAAAATTAAACCAGATCACTTCTGCTATGGAAGGGGAGTTCTATGCAAAGATCGAAGCTTTTAACCCCGGGCATTCAGCCAAGGACCGTATTGCCGCATTTATTATAGAAGAGGCAGAACGGAAGGGATTACTGAAAAAGGACAGTACCATTATCGAGACTACCTCAGGTAACACAGGTTTTAGCCTGGCCATGGTAAGTATCGTAAAAGGATATAAATGCATTCTCGCTGTTAGTTCTAAATCTTCACAGGATAAAATTGATATGCTTAGATGTATGGGGGCAGAAGTATATGTTTGCCCGGCACATGTAAGCGCTGATGATCCTCGTTCTTATTACGAAGTGGCCAAACGCCTGCATCAGGAGACGGAGAATTCTATATATATCAATCAGTATTTCAATGAATTGAATATTGAGGCTCATTACAGAACAACAGGTCCTGAAATCTGGGAGCAGACCAAGGGGCAACTCACTCACTTTATAGCCTGTAGCGGTACCGGAGGGACAATTTCAGGGACAGCAAGGTATTTGAAGGAAATGAATCCCGAAGTAAAGGTCATCGGTGTTGATGCGTATGGCTCTGTTTTGAAAAAATACCACGAAACGGGAAAGATTGACAAAAACGAAATCTATCCGTACAGGATCGAAGGATTGGGCAAAAACCTGATCCCGGATGCAACGGACTTTAAGATCATCGATACGTTTTTAAAGGTAACAGACAAGGATAGTGCGCATACGGCTAGGGAGATTGCCAGGACTGAAGGGATCTTTGCAGGATATACTTCAGGAGCTGTAATGCAAGCAGTAAAGCAATTGAATGAACAAGGAGAGTTCAATAAGGATAGTAAAGTGGTCGTAATTTTCCCGGACCACGGTTCCAGATATATGAGTAAAGTCTACAGTGATAAGTGGATGGAGGCTCAGGGATTCCTCAATGAAATGCAATCGAGTAAGCAGAAAAAAGCCGGGATCGTAATTTAA
- a CDS encoding circularly permuted type 2 ATP-grasp protein, translating to MPVQDSTIFSSYERNHDLFDELYDNNGKVKEIYQKLFNLYGAHSIEDYMRLNEKAKSSFFNQGITFQVYDDKEMQEKIFPFDLFPRIIDAGEWDVIEKGAIQRSRALNLFLHDIYHDKKILKQGVVPLELISSSENYLHQMMDVDPPGGIYNHISGTDIIKHKDGNYYVLEDNIRCPSGVSYVICNRTALKRALFGVFNHYETHTVTNYAENLLDLLESVKPKGVDSPNTVVITPGMYNSAFYEHSYLAKTMGVELVEGRDLFVENDFVYMRTIKGPVKVDIIYRRIDDKFIDPLEFRADSALGVPGLFAAYKKGNVTLANAPGTGVADDKAVYTYMPEIIKYYLDEAPILNNVHTYHCSRPKELAYVLEHIPELVIKPVDEAGGYGISIGNRLTKEEITKVKKQIQESPRKYVAQPIMSLSVHPTYIDETNSFEQRHVDLRTFTILGKDKDFVLKGGLSRVALKRGNLIVNSSQGGGSKDTWVLKS from the coding sequence ATGCCGGTCCAGGATAGTACTATTTTTTCTTCTTACGAACGAAATCACGACCTCTTTGACGAACTCTACGACAATAATGGCAAGGTGAAGGAGATTTACCAAAAGTTGTTCAACCTATACGGAGCGCATTCCATTGAAGATTATATGCGCTTAAACGAAAAGGCTAAATCTTCTTTTTTTAATCAGGGAATTACATTTCAGGTCTATGACGATAAGGAGATGCAGGAAAAGATTTTCCCGTTTGATCTCTTTCCGAGGATCATTGATGCCGGGGAGTGGGACGTTATCGAGAAGGGGGCTATTCAGCGAAGCAGGGCCCTGAACCTTTTCCTGCACGATATTTACCACGATAAAAAGATCTTAAAACAAGGAGTAGTACCGCTTGAACTGATAAGTTCTTCGGAAAACTACTTGCATCAGATGATGGATGTTGACCCGCCGGGAGGTATCTACAACCACATATCAGGGACCGATATTATAAAGCACAAGGACGGCAATTATTACGTTCTTGAAGATAATATAAGATGTCCGTCTGGCGTGAGTTATGTGATTTGCAACCGTACAGCACTAAAAAGAGCTTTATTTGGCGTCTTTAATCATTACGAAACCCATACGGTCACCAATTATGCCGAGAATTTATTAGACCTCCTTGAATCGGTAAAACCAAAAGGTGTAGACAGCCCCAATACGGTAGTCATTACTCCGGGAATGTACAATTCAGCCTTTTACGAGCACTCTTATCTTGCCAAAACCATGGGTGTGGAATTGGTTGAAGGGCGTGATCTGTTTGTGGAAAACGACTTTGTGTATATGCGAACCATCAAGGGTCCTGTAAAAGTTGATATCATCTACCGTCGAATAGACGATAAGTTTATTGATCCACTTGAATTCAGAGCAGATTCTGCCCTGGGGGTGCCGGGATTATTCGCAGCTTACAAAAAAGGAAACGTTACCCTTGCCAATGCTCCAGGAACCGGTGTGGCCGATGACAAGGCTGTTTACACCTACATGCCCGAGATTATAAAATACTATCTGGATGAGGCCCCTATCCTGAACAATGTACATACTTATCACTGCAGCAGGCCCAAAGAACTGGCCTATGTATTGGAACATATCCCTGAATTGGTGATAAAACCGGTGGATGAAGCAGGGGGTTATGGAATATCCATAGGGAATCGACTTACAAAGGAGGAGATTACCAAGGTTAAAAAACAGATTCAGGAGAGTCCCCGTAAATACGTCGCTCAACCCATCATGTCGCTTTCTGTTCACCCTACCTATATAGATGAAACCAATTCGTTCGAGCAGCGGCATGTAGACCTGAGAACCTTTACAATTTTGGGAAAAGACAAAGACTTTGTTCTCAAGGGCGGTTTATCCCGTGTGGCACTTAAAAGGGGAAATCTGATCGTAAATTCTTCCCAGGGTGGTGGGTCTAAGGACACCTGGGTATTAAAATCATAA
- a CDS encoding S9 family peptidase, giving the protein MLQSKKPLILLLSIIFATSCQNQNKEMVDVSPPVAKKIPKNLEIHGDIRVDNYYWLKEREDPEVISFLEKENEYYQAKTAHTLPLQDSLFTEMRSRIKEDDTSVPYKRNGYWYITRFETGKEYPIYSRKKEVLEAEEEVMFNGNEMAEGHEYFRLTGISISPDNSMAAFGRDTVSRRQYYIQIKNLKTGEVYPDKIENTTGGSVWAKDNKTFFYTKKDPVTLRSDKIYKHVLGTSAEEDQLVYHETDETFNTYVYKSKSQDYIIIGSNSTLTSEYRILAADDPNGSFKVFSPRTRGLEYSIYHFGPDFYILTNKDGATNFKLMKTSEKATSSENWKEYLPHREDVLLEDIEIFKDYLVISERDNGLNKIQVNRWDGSDSYYLPFESETYVAYPYVNLDYDTKLFRYIYNSMTSPYSILDFNMETKEETLLKQQEVLGGKFNSGNYRSKRLWAKAGDGTAVPISLVYHKDTPLDGSSPLLQYAYGSYGSTIDPSFSSTRLSLLDRGFIYAIAHVRGGEYLGRPWYEDGKLLTKKNTFTDFIDCSRYLIAENYTSSDHLYALGGSAGGLLMGAVVNMAPELYNGVIAAVPFVDVVTTMLDDTIPLTTGEYDEWGNPNEKKYYDYMLSYSPYDNVKAQDYPNLYVSTGLHDSQVQYWEPAKWVAKLREYKTDKNELFLDTNMDAGHGGASGRFEALKETAKEFAFLLDLEGLDQ; this is encoded by the coding sequence ATGCTTCAATCTAAAAAACCCCTCATTCTCCTATTAAGTATTATTTTTGCAACCTCTTGTCAAAACCAAAACAAAGAAATGGTAGACGTTAGCCCTCCGGTAGCAAAAAAAATTCCTAAAAACCTCGAGATCCACGGGGATATTCGGGTTGATAACTATTATTGGCTGAAGGAAAGGGAAGATCCCGAGGTAATTTCATTTCTGGAGAAAGAGAATGAGTATTACCAGGCTAAAACTGCTCATACACTACCTCTGCAGGATAGCCTTTTTACGGAAATGAGGTCGCGCATTAAAGAAGATGACACCTCTGTACCTTACAAACGCAATGGTTACTGGTATATCACAAGATTTGAGACAGGAAAGGAGTATCCAATTTACTCCCGTAAAAAGGAGGTACTTGAAGCGGAGGAAGAGGTGATGTTCAATGGGAATGAAATGGCTGAAGGGCACGAATATTTTCGATTGACAGGTATTTCTATAAGTCCGGACAACTCCATGGCCGCATTTGGACGAGACACGGTTTCCAGGAGACAGTATTACATTCAGATTAAAAATCTAAAAACCGGTGAAGTTTATCCTGATAAAATTGAAAATACCACCGGAGGCTCGGTCTGGGCTAAGGACAATAAAACTTTCTTTTACACTAAAAAGGACCCGGTTACCCTCCGATCTGACAAGATTTACAAGCATGTACTGGGAACATCTGCTGAGGAGGACCAACTGGTCTACCACGAAACCGATGAGACCTTTAATACCTATGTGTACAAGTCCAAGTCGCAGGATTATATCATAATAGGCTCTAACAGTACACTAACCTCGGAATATCGAATCCTGGCTGCTGACGACCCCAATGGATCATTTAAGGTTTTTTCTCCGAGAACCCGGGGACTTGAATATTCAATCTATCATTTTGGACCTGATTTTTATATCCTGACCAACAAAGATGGGGCAACCAATTTCAAACTGATGAAGACTTCAGAAAAAGCTACGTCTTCAGAAAATTGGAAGGAGTATTTACCTCACCGGGAGGATGTATTGCTGGAGGATATTGAAATCTTTAAAGATTATCTGGTGATTTCAGAACGGGATAATGGCTTAAATAAAATTCAAGTGAATCGATGGGATGGTAGCGATTCCTATTACCTGCCATTTGAGAGCGAAACCTATGTGGCATATCCTTACGTCAATCTCGATTACGATACGAAATTATTTAGGTATATCTATAATTCGATGACCTCACCTTATTCGATTCTTGATTTTAATATGGAGACTAAGGAGGAAACCTTGCTGAAGCAACAAGAGGTCCTGGGTGGAAAGTTCAATTCAGGAAATTACCGTTCGAAACGACTCTGGGCAAAAGCCGGCGACGGTACCGCTGTTCCGATCTCCCTGGTTTATCACAAGGATACGCCACTGGACGGAAGCTCTCCACTGCTGCAGTATGCCTATGGATCATACGGCTCAACTATAGATCCGTCTTTTTCCAGCACCCGTCTCAGTCTGTTAGATCGAGGCTTTATTTACGCGATTGCTCATGTGAGAGGGGGAGAATACCTCGGCAGGCCATGGTATGAAGATGGTAAATTACTTACTAAGAAGAACACCTTTACCGATTTTATCGATTGCTCCCGATATCTCATTGCGGAGAATTACACCAGTTCAGACCATCTTTATGCCCTTGGAGGCTCTGCAGGGGGATTGTTGATGGGCGCAGTGGTCAACATGGCTCCGGAGCTCTACAACGGCGTCATAGCTGCTGTTCCGTTTGTAGATGTGGTTACGACCATGCTCGATGACACCATTCCGCTGACAACCGGAGAATACGATGAATGGGGCAATCCTAATGAAAAGAAATACTACGATTACATGTTGTCTTACTCCCCTTATGACAATGTAAAAGCTCAGGACTACCCCAATTTATATGTTTCCACAGGACTCCACGATTCACAGGTCCAATACTGGGAACCTGCCAAATGGGTAGCCAAACTCAGAGAGTACAAAACAGATAAGAACGAACTCTTTTTAGATACCAATATGGATGCCGGTCACGGAGGGGCTTCTGGTCGTTTTGAGGCGCTTAAGGAGACCGCTAAAGAATTCGCATTTCTTCTCGATTTAGAAGGGCTTGATCAATAA
- a CDS encoding transglutaminase-like domain-containing protein, with protein sequence MSLEYSIVYNAENQYEYPVKEARWQFLIFPHEDDNQKLLSYAFTNSMDFPYEVSINAYGFKALRILARSEFDRINFRASFSLLKTAVNPFDFDLAIDPAEEFFRYQELPFKVDHEPFLRKTPLTTLLEEHRDFFQFEKQKTVFENLQLLNQWVFEKIFYTAGVTNVDTTLDAIVENRHGVCQDFAHLFSAIARQYGIPCRYVSGYLHQGNGYFGDSQMHAWTEAYVIDVGWVGFDPTNNILASDNHIKVAHGKDYADCSPIKGILLSQGENTTTHSVQVQGQQQQ encoded by the coding sequence ATGTCTCTGGAATATTCCATCGTATACAATGCTGAAAATCAATACGAATATCCTGTAAAAGAGGCGAGGTGGCAATTTCTCATCTTTCCGCATGAGGACGATAACCAGAAGCTCTTATCCTATGCTTTTACCAATTCCATGGACTTCCCTTATGAAGTTTCCATAAATGCGTATGGTTTTAAGGCTTTGCGAATTCTGGCGAGGTCAGAATTTGACCGCATCAATTTTCGTGCGAGCTTTTCTTTGCTCAAGACTGCGGTAAACCCCTTCGATTTTGATCTGGCCATTGATCCCGCTGAGGAATTTTTCCGTTATCAGGAGCTTCCTTTTAAAGTAGACCACGAACCTTTTTTGCGTAAGACTCCCCTGACTACTCTCTTAGAAGAACATCGCGATTTTTTTCAATTCGAAAAGCAGAAAACAGTTTTTGAAAATTTGCAACTACTCAACCAATGGGTATTCGAAAAAATATTCTACACTGCAGGGGTAACCAATGTAGATACCACTTTAGACGCTATTGTAGAGAATCGCCATGGGGTCTGTCAGGATTTTGCACATCTGTTTTCGGCTATCGCCAGACAATACGGCATTCCCTGTAGGTATGTTTCCGGATATCTGCACCAGGGGAACGGATATTTCGGGGATTCTCAAATGCATGCATGGACCGAAGCTTATGTCATCGATGTGGGATGGGTAGGTTTCGATCCTACTAATAATATTTTGGCTAGTGACAACCATATTAAAGTTGCTCACGGAAAGGACTACGCGGATTGTTCCCCTATTAAAGGAATACTTCTTTCACAAGGAGAAAATACCACTACCCATAGTGTTCAGGTTCAGGGGCAGCAGCAACAATAG